A window from Henckelia pumila isolate YLH828 unplaced genomic scaffold, ASM3356847v2 CTG_466, whole genome shotgun sequence encodes these proteins:
- the LOC140872555 gene encoding auxin efflux carrier component 3-like — MMGFGGRLPNGISDTGRLSNYNMGDMYSVQFSRGPTPRPSNFEENSPEGLVSSSRFGHYSGKSVPGSYPAPNPEISSAVPKTGKTHQSQLQQHVKKMGIHVIAERNISFITSKMKRGISNIHGFDVFPMKTQPSICVGGTSRAENSRDFNRRLLTQEPQLETEEEVIKMEANVSED, encoded by the exons ATGATGGGATTCGGCGGGCGCCTGCCGAACGGGATCTCGGATACGGGGAGATTGTCGAACTATAACATGGGTGATATGTACTCTGTTCAGTTCTCCAGGGGCCCGACTCCGCGGCCATCGAATTTCGAAGAAAACTCTCCGGAAGGTCTAGTTAGTTCCTCGAGATTCGGACACTATTCGGGGAAGAGTGTTCCTGGTTCTTATCCTGCTCCTAACCCGGAGATTTCCTCCGCCGTGCCGAAAACGGGGAAAACCCATCAGTCCCAGCTGCAGCAACATGTGAAAAAAATGGGGATCCACGTGATAGCAGAGAG AAATATTTCTTTCATAACTAGCAAGATGAAAAGGGGAATATCAAATATTCATGGGTTTGACGTCTTCCCTATGAAAACTCAACCATCCATTTGTGTTGGTGGTACATCGAGAGCAGAAAATTCTAGAG attttaataggagactattgactcaagaacctcaacttgaaaccgaagaagaagtgatcaagatggaAGCGAATGTGAGTGAAGATTGA
- the LOC140872468 gene encoding putative 4-hydroxy-4-methyl-2-oxoglutarate aldolase 2, whose product MNGKKKGFKSTNFLAQIHPSKHNLRVFEDNVLVREFLEEKGNGRVLVVDGGGSLRCAILGGNPVVQAQNNGWAGVVVNGCIRDVDEINGCDIGVRALASHPVKANKKGNGEKHVPINFAGTRICDGEWLYADTDGILVSKTELSV is encoded by the exons ATGAACGGGAAAAAGAAAGGATTCAAATCCACTAATTTTTTAG CCCAAATCCACCCATCCAAGCACAACCTGAGAGTATTTGAAGATAATGTTCTGGTCCGTGAATTTCTTGAGGAAAAGGGAAATGGAAGAGTTCTTGTTGTTGATGGGGGAGGTAGCTTGAGATGTGCAATATTGGGTGGAAATCCTGTTGTACAGGCACAGAACAATGGATGGGCTGGTGTAGTAGTTAATGGCTGTATAAGAGATGTGGATGAAATCAATGGCTGCGATATTGGTGTTCGAGCTCTCGCCTCGCATCctgttaaggctaacaagaagGGGAATGGAGAGAAGCACGTTCCCATAAATTTTGCTGGGACTAGAATTTGTGATGGTGAATGGCTTTACGCTGATACCGATGGTATTCTTGTTTCAAAGACAGAGTTGTCCGTCTGA